In Streptomyces puniciscabiei, a single genomic region encodes these proteins:
- a CDS encoding M23 family metallopeptidase, which produces MRAPLRYVLLSTVLFLGLALAALLPCRSWADAPSPAPAPPPPAPVPAIARTWPVGVRPLVLRGWEPPATVYGPGHRGVDLAAPAGSGVRAVAPGRVSFAGRVAGRGVVSVDLTGTDLRTTYEPVTALVHKGDEVAAGEAVGTVEPAPASHCPTTCVHWGLLRGRTYLDPLSLLPPWLLHRGPPRLLPVLGVPLPS; this is translated from the coding sequence ATGCGAGCACCCCTGCGATATGTCCTGCTGTCGACGGTTCTGTTCCTCGGCCTGGCCCTGGCCGCACTGCTCCCCTGCCGGTCCTGGGCGGACGCCCCGTCTCCGGCTCCCGCGCCGCCCCCTCCGGCCCCGGTCCCGGCCATCGCGCGCACCTGGCCGGTGGGCGTCCGTCCCCTGGTGTTACGCGGCTGGGAGCCACCGGCCACGGTGTACGGCCCCGGTCACCGGGGCGTGGACCTGGCAGCACCGGCCGGTTCCGGGGTACGGGCGGTCGCCCCGGGCCGGGTGTCCTTCGCGGGCCGGGTGGCGGGGCGCGGGGTCGTCTCGGTCGACCTCACGGGAACGGATCTTCGTACGACGTACGAGCCGGTGACCGCGTTGGTCCACAAGGGGGACGAGGTGGCCGCGGGAGAGGCGGTGGGCACGGTGGAACCGGCGCCCGCCTCCCACTGCCCCACGACATGCGTCCACTGGGGTTTGCTCCGGGGCAGGACCTACCTCGACCCCTTGTCCCTGCTGCCGCCCTGGCTCCTGCACAGGGGGCCACCGCGGCTACTGCCGGTGCTGGGGGTACCGCTGCCGTCGTAG
- a CDS encoding TetR/AcrR family transcriptional regulator yields MAEHRSMQRAALLDAARSLLSEGGTEALTFPALAERTGLARSSVYEYFRSRAAVVEELCEVDFPLWAAEVAAAMERAGTAEGKVEAYVRQQLALVGDRRHRAVVAISASELDAGAREKIRAAHGGLVAMIAEALGEMGHAQPRLAAMLLQGVVDAAVRRIELGAAEDPAVVTDAAVAMALRGVKG; encoded by the coding sequence GTGGCCGAGCACCGGTCGATGCAGCGAGCCGCCCTGCTGGACGCGGCTCGGTCGTTGCTGTCCGAGGGCGGGACGGAAGCGCTGACGTTTCCCGCGCTGGCCGAGCGGACCGGGCTGGCGCGGTCGTCCGTGTACGAGTACTTCCGGTCGCGGGCCGCGGTGGTCGAGGAGCTGTGCGAGGTCGACTTCCCGCTGTGGGCGGCGGAGGTGGCGGCCGCGATGGAGCGGGCCGGGACCGCCGAGGGCAAGGTCGAGGCGTATGTGCGGCAGCAGCTGGCGCTGGTCGGCGACCGGCGGCATCGCGCGGTCGTCGCCATCTCCGCGAGTGAACTGGACGCCGGGGCGCGGGAGAAGATCCGGGCGGCGCACGGCGGACTCGTCGCGATGATCGCGGAGGCGCTCGGGGAGATGGGGCATGCGCAGCCTCGGCTGGCGGCGATGTTGCTGCAGGGGGTCGTGGATGCGGCGGTCCGCCGTATCGAGCTCGGTGCGGCGGAGGACCCCGCGGTCGTGACGGACGCGGCGGTGGCCATGGCGCTGCGGGGTGTGAAGGGCTGA